The Thermovirga sp. DNA window GGCCTGGGTCGAGACCGAGCCCCGGTCGGCGGACGGCCTGAACCGGTACGAACCCTTCCTCGCGCTTCTCAAAAAGGAGGGCGAAACCTGGGTCATCGTCGATGTCCCCGCCCTGGAAGAGGATTCGCCGCCCGTCGACGACGATTACTTCAGGGGGCTCATCGAGGCGCATTTCGGCGTGTCCGAAGGGATCTTCCCCTGGGGGAGATAAAGGGTCTATCTGTCTTCGGCGGCCCTGGCCCTCTGACCCTCGCTGAGGTCAAGGCTGGCGTCCCGAACGACCACGTCGCCCTCTTCCAGCCCATCCAGTATCTCCACCATCCGTCGGTCGGTGATGCCGGTCCTGACATCGGTGGCATGGATCTTCCCACCCTCAAGCCGGAAGACCTTCCTGATCCCGTCCTCGGTACGGACAGACTCCACCGGCAGCAGCAGCGCATGCTCCCTGCGTGACGTCTCAATGAAGACCCTTACCTCGTAACCGGGTTTTAAAATGTCCGACATGGGAAAAGCAATAATAACCGGCACTCTTCTCTGGGCAACCCCAAGAGGGGAGACCTTTTCCTCCGCCAGGGGGTAGATCTTCTTTACATGGCCCTCAAGCGTACGTTTGCCCAGAATGGGGGCTGTGATTCTTACCCTGCTTCCCACCGTCACACCCCCAAGGGAGTCGCTGAGAACGTCGGAGCGTATCTCCATCTCGTTTTCAACCCCGAGAGCGGCCAGGAGTTCTCCGGCCATGACCACCTGCTCCTTCTTGACCGGGAGGTTTAGGATATAGCCGTCGATCGGGCTTTTCAGGGTCAATTCGGCCTGTTTCTTCTCCAGTTCCGAGACCTGTTGACGAAGGCCTCTGCTCAGTTCCGAGGCTGATGCCAGCCTGGCCTCGGCCTCGACCAGGTCCTTGGTGTATCGCTCTACTCTCAGGCTCGCCTGCTCGATTTCGATCCTTGACAGGGCACCTGCCTCGTAGAGTTTTCTGTAGCGTTCAAGGTTCCGGTCCTCATCCGCCAGAAGGAGACGAAGGCTTGCTGTCGCAGCAGCGTAACCGGTCTCGCTCTTCTCGGCCTGTCTCCAGTAGGCCCTCGTCTCAGCGAGGATCGCTTCCAGGTCAGGATTTGCCATGCCTATGAGCAGCTGGCCCTGCGAGACCTCATCGCCCGCCTCGACGGGGAGTTCCGCTATCCTTGCGGTCTGGGTGGCGTAGAAGTTCCTTTCCTCCATGGGCTGAAGGTAGCCGTCCTCCTCGACTCCGCTTGATATCTCCCCTCTGACGACCATGACCGCTGCCATCTTCTCGGGCCTGAGGAGGAAGAAGAGTGAGAGAGTCAGCAGCACAATGATCCCGGCAGCCGCTAAGATCTTCAGCCTTCCCTTTTTCATGGTTCATCCCTCCTCAGTCGTTAGCCTTCAGCGTCTCCACCGGCTGGAGCCTGCCGACGTTTCTTGCCGCAAGACCCCAGGAGACGAGGATAAACAGCCCTCCGCCCAGCACGGAGATAGCGTAGGTAGTTGGATAGCCCACCGCCTCGAAGGTGAAGAGGTCGGTGCTGACCCCGATCGCATAAGCCTCGGCCATTAGCCTGCCGAAGGGGAGCCCGAGCACGGCTCCCAAGGCAAGGAGAAGCAGGTTCTCTTTCCACAGCAACGATGAGATCTCTCCCACCGAGAATCCCAACACTCTCAGGCTTGCCAGTTCCCTCCGCCGTTCGGAGAAGGAGAGGGAAGAGGCGTTGAAGACTATGGCAAAGCCTAGCAGCACGGAGAAGAAGATCATTATTCCGATAGAATAATGGAGGTATTTCATGTTCTTTTCGAGGAACTGCACCTCTTTCTCCCTGCTGGTCACGGAGATGACGTTGATCATGTCTCCCAGGGCAGATCCGATGCTTCCATTGAATTCTTCGCTGGTGTTGAAGACAATGCCCGAGGCGACCCCCTGTTCGTTAAGCAGGCGGTTGGCAGTGCGAAGGCTTACGCTGGATGCGCTCCCGAAAGCTTTGCGGCTGATGCCCGCCACCCTCAGCATGCTCTTTCTCGGGGGACCCAGCGCCAGGATGGTCTCAACCTCCACTTCGTCACCCGTCCCCGCGCCCAGGATCCGAGCGGTGTACCAGTCCAGGAAGAGGCCCTCTTCGGGGAAGTCCAGTTCGTGTCCGTTCCGGGCGATCACCCTGCCAAGACTGGATCCCGGGTGCATCGCGAATAGGACATCCTCCCTGTATCTCCCCTTGAAGTGGATCCTTACAGGGAGTTCCAAAAGTGGTTCCGCCTCCCTTACCCCCGGAAGGTTCGATATGGACAGCAGATCGGCCTCTTTCACAGGGTTGACCGCTCTGACCAGGAAGTCGAATCGCCACTCCTTTTCGAAGTGTCTCTCCATGAGGTCGAACATGGAATCCCTGGCAAAGATGGATATGACTATCATTCCCACGGCAAGGAGGAGCCCCAGGATTGTGACGGCAGACCGGAACCTGTTCCTGAACATGGAGCGCAGACTCATACGCCAGCTCAGATCCAGTCGTTCCATGAGTCCCGGGATGTTCTCCATCAATGTCGGGCGTAAGGATCGCGGAGCGGCCGGTCTCATGGCCTCTGCGGGGCTTACCGCCAGCACTCCCCTGGCGGCCCAGACGCCGGACAGGGTCCCCACGACGAGGGTTGCCCCGAAAACCAGCCCCGCAGCCCTGAAGTGGAGAGCCTCCTCCAGGTGTGGCAGGTTGAAGAACATCATGTACAGCTTTGTCATCAGGCCTGCGAAGAAATAGCCAAGACCGGTCCCAGCCACAGCACCCGCCGATGCGGCGGCAAAGGCGTATCCTCCGTAAAGGGCCAGGAGCGAAACGTTGCCGTATCCCACAGCCTTCAAAATGCCTATCTGACCCCTTTGGGCCTGTACCATCCTCCCGATAAAGACGAACTGCATCAGCGCCGCTATCCCCAGGAATACCGTGGGGAGGAACCTTGCGAAAGCCTTTAGCTGGTTGAGCTCCACTCTGAGGATCGCCTCGCTTATCTGGTCCTTCTGTTCGTAGTCGGCCAGGCTGCCGTAAGGTTCAAGGATGTTCCTGATCTCCCTTGCTGCTCTTGCCCTGTCCGCCCCGGGGTTGAAGCGGACCAGCACCTGATTCACGGAACCTTTTTCGCCCAGTATCTGCTGTAACTGGTTCTGTGGAAGGACTGCCACACCAAAGAAGGATGGGTCTTCAAGCATGGATGAGGCGTCCTTCACAGCGTAGATGAAATCGGGGCCCGCCGCCGTTCCTGTTATGGTAAGAGTCTTCCTCCTCCCCTCGGCTGCTATGTCTATAGTGTCCCCCGGCCTGAAACCATGGGCCTCGGCGAACTGCCTGTTCACCAGTATCTCCACCGCGCCGCCTTCGGGGTACTTCTCGGCCATCCTGCCCGAGAGTACCTTGACCCTGTTGAGTTCCTGGCGGTCGGGTAGCGGGTAACCAACGAGCCGGATCATGGTCCTTTCGTCCCCGTCATTAATGACCGGCACGTCCTTCTGAATCCTCACAGAGGCCCGGAGGACTCCTGGGACTGCCTCAACGCGCGAAAGCACTCCCTCGGGAGCCCTGACGACATGGAAGAAGTGATCGGCAAAATCAGTCTCCCGGTAGAAGGAATCTCTGGAGCTTACCAGGTTGTCTGCCATGGCGGTCATCGTCACGAAAGCCATTACTCCCGTGGCGATCACCACAGCCGATGCTATGAACTGACCCAGGGTCGAGCCTATGGTCCTAAGGAGTTTTCTGGTCAGGACCGTCATCACCAGGAGATCCTCTCCGGCGGCAGGGGTTCCTCGTTGTATGTTTCCTCAACGATCCTGCCACTGCTCATCCTGATAACCCGACGGGCCATATCGGCTATAGAAGCGTTGTGGGTCACTATCACCACCGTGGTCCCGAACTTTTTGTTAATTTCTTCCAGTTGCGCGAGGATCAGCCTTCCCGTGGACGCGTCGAGAGAGCCCGTCGGCTCGTCGCAGAGCAATAATAGCGGGTTCTTCACAAGGGCCCTGGCTATGGCAACGCGCTGCTGTTCGCCGCCGCTCATCTGGGATGGGAAGTGGTCCATCCTGTCTGACATGCCTACACGGTCGAGCACGTCTTCGGTGGAGAGGGGGGAGTCAACGAGTTCCGCGGCAATCTCGACGTTCTCCCGGGCCGTCAGGTCGGGGATCAGGTTGAAGAACTGGAATACGAAACCCACCACGTTGCGTCGGTAGCGGGTAAGTTGCCTGTCGCCGGCGGTGGAGAGGTTCTCATCCCTGAACCAGACACCCCCGCCGGTGGGGACATCCATCCCGCCCAGTAGGTTAAGGAGGGTACTCTTGCCGGATCCGCTGGGGCCCAGGATGACGACCAGCTCCCCCTCGGGGATAGAGAGAGAGGATTCCCTGAGAGCCTCCACTGTAACTTCGCCCATTTCATAGGTCTTGAAAACCCTGTCGAGCCTCCAGGTCCGTCCCTTTTCCTGCATGAATAATACCCCCGGATGCCGTGAAGTATACATTCTGCCGTTTAAAACGGTCAAACCGGGTGTTGGTTTTAGGGTAAAATCAACG harbors:
- a CDS encoding efflux RND transporter periplasmic adaptor subunit, whose amino-acid sequence is MKKGRLKILAAAGIIVLLTLSLFFLLRPEKMAAVMVVRGEISSGVEEDGYLQPMEERNFYATQTARIAELPVEAGDEVSQGQLLIGMANPDLEAILAETRAYWRQAEKSETGYAAATASLRLLLADEDRNLERYRKLYEAGALSRIEIEQASLRVERYTKDLVEAEARLASASELSRGLRQQVSELEKKQAELTLKSPIDGYILNLPVKKEQVVMAGELLAALGVENEMEIRSDVLSDSLGGVTVGSRVRITAPILGKRTLEGHVKKIYPLAEEKVSPLGVAQRRVPVIIAFPMSDILKPGYEVRVFIETSRREHALLLPVESVRTEDGIRKVFRLEGGKIHATDVRTGITDRRMVEILDGLEEGDVVVRDASLDLSEGQRARAAEDR
- a CDS encoding ABC transporter permease is translated as MMTVLTRKLLRTIGSTLGQFIASAVVIATGVMAFVTMTAMADNLVSSRDSFYRETDFADHFFHVVRAPEGVLSRVEAVPGVLRASVRIQKDVPVINDGDERTMIRLVGYPLPDRQELNRVKVLSGRMAEKYPEGGAVEILVNRQFAEAHGFRPGDTIDIAAEGRRKTLTITGTAAGPDFIYAVKDASSMLEDPSFFGVAVLPQNQLQQILGEKGSVNQVLVRFNPGADRARAAREIRNILEPYGSLADYEQKDQISEAILRVELNQLKAFARFLPTVFLGIAALMQFVFIGRMVQAQRGQIGILKAVGYGNVSLLALYGGYAFAAASAGAVAGTGLGYFFAGLMTKLYMMFFNLPHLEEALHFRAAGLVFGATLVVGTLSGVWAARGVLAVSPAEAMRPAAPRSLRPTLMENIPGLMERLDLSWRMSLRSMFRNRFRSAVTILGLLLAVGMIVISIFARDSMFDLMERHFEKEWRFDFLVRAVNPVKEADLLSISNLPGVREAEPLLELPVRIHFKGRYREDVLFAMHPGSSLGRVIARNGHELDFPEEGLFLDWYTARILGAGTGDEVEVETILALGPPRKSMLRVAGISRKAFGSASSVSLRTANRLLNEQGVASGIVFNTSEEFNGSIGSALGDMINVISVTSREKEVQFLEKNMKYLHYSIGIMIFFSVLLGFAIVFNASSLSFSERRRELASLRVLGFSVGEISSLLWKENLLLLALGAVLGLPFGRLMAEAYAIGVSTDLFTFEAVGYPTTYAISVLGGGLFILVSWGLAARNVGRLQPVETLKAND
- a CDS encoding ABC transporter ATP-binding protein; translation: MQEKGRTWRLDRVFKTYEMGEVTVEALRESSLSIPEGELVVILGPSGSGKSTLLNLLGGMDVPTGGGVWFRDENLSTAGDRQLTRYRRNVVGFVFQFFNLIPDLTARENVEIAAELVDSPLSTEDVLDRVGMSDRMDHFPSQMSGGEQQRVAIARALVKNPLLLLCDEPTGSLDASTGRLILAQLEEINKKFGTTVVIVTHNASIADMARRVIRMSSGRIVEETYNEEPLPPERISW